Proteins encoded by one window of Nitrospiria bacterium:
- a CDS encoding methyltransferase domain-containing protein has translation MESDLDRIYLDYTEETGFERVLIDYKFQEIAKHVQGRRALDLGCGIGLLTERLGEVFHDVIGVDGSQKKIHAAMTKNPSKNVKYVCSLFDDFIPQGHFDTITAANVLEHVDDPKQFLGTVAGWLADEGVLIVTVPNATGFHKKLGMKMGLVNDLYALTAEDLKKGHRRIYDTERLREEFRETPLKLKSIDGIFFKPLSHKQMERVDSGLYPLLYGIGRSRPHDCSSLIAVAEK, from the coding sequence ATGGAGTCTGATCTCGACAGGATCTATTTGGACTACACCGAGGAAACCGGATTTGAAAGGGTGCTGATCGATTACAAGTTTCAAGAGATCGCGAAGCACGTTCAGGGCCGGCGCGCGCTCGACCTCGGCTGCGGAATCGGTTTGCTGACGGAAAGACTCGGGGAAGTCTTTCATGACGTCATCGGCGTGGACGGTTCGCAGAAGAAAATTCACGCCGCCATGACGAAAAACCCTTCAAAGAACGTCAAATACGTATGTTCCTTGTTTGATGATTTTATTCCGCAGGGACATTTTGACACCATCACCGCCGCCAACGTGCTCGAGCATGTCGACGATCCGAAACAGTTTCTAGGAACGGTGGCGGGATGGCTCGCGGACGAGGGCGTATTGATCGTCACCGTGCCCAACGCAACGGGATTCCACAAAAAACTGGGAATGAAAATGGGCCTCGTGAACGATCTCTACGCGTTGACGGCGGAAGACCTGAAGAAGGGACACAGGAGAATTTACGACACGGAACGTTTGAGAGAGGAGTTCAGGGAGACCCCGTTAAAATTGAAATCGATCGACGGGATCTTTTTCAAACCCCTCTCCCATAAGCAGATGGAACGGGTCGACAGCGGGCTCTATCCTCTCCTGTACGGCATCGGAAGGAGCAGGCCTCATGACTGCTCGAGCCTCATCGCCGTCGCGGAGAAATAA
- a CDS encoding HAD family hydrolase has translation MVIAIDLDGTLLDVKHKYHAVYSCIVKEHGAVPLDLDVFWGMKRNGVPNKKMLSESRCSLDWNIYRERFAERIEAPVYLNLDRLMTGTDEFLEWIAHPAEPVLVTLRKNAKTLSEQLERLRINRYFKKIICDTTEGIEPAWRKKEYLFKTNLEGQNGIVIGDSEADIKAGRSVGFETMALSSGIRAEEMLAPYHPDHLFPDIRSLLSHFMNKGVMK, from the coding sequence ATGGTGATCGCCATCGATCTGGACGGAACGCTTTTGGATGTCAAACATAAATATCACGCCGTTTATAGTTGTATCGTGAAGGAACACGGGGCGGTTCCTCTCGACTTGGACGTTTTTTGGGGAATGAAGAGAAATGGCGTCCCAAACAAAAAGATGCTGTCCGAAAGCCGCTGTTCCCTGGATTGGAACATCTATAGAGAGCGATTTGCGGAGCGCATCGAAGCCCCCGTGTATTTAAACCTGGATCGTTTGATGACGGGGACGGATGAATTTCTGGAGTGGATCGCCCATCCGGCCGAACCGGTGCTGGTTACGCTTCGAAAGAATGCCAAAACCCTTTCGGAACAACTAGAGCGGCTCCGTATAAACCGCTATTTCAAGAAAATAATCTGCGATACGACGGAGGGCATTGAACCGGCATGGCGGAAGAAGGAGTACCTATTCAAGACGAACCTGGAAGGCCAAAACGGAATCGTGATCGGAGACAGCGAGGCGGACATCAAAGCCGGAAGAAGCGTCGGCTTTGAAACCATGGCCCTCTCATCCGGCATACGGGCCGAGGAGATGCTCGCTCCGTACCATCCCGACCATCTATTTCCAGATATAAGGTCTTTGCTGTCCCATTTCATGAACAAGGGAGTGATGAAATGA
- a CDS encoding DegT/DnrJ/EryC1/StrS family aminotransferase, with translation MRIPLADLKTQYFSIKPEIDAAIQSVISDSAFILGKHVNLFEEAFARFCDARYCVGVGNGTDALMLALLACGIGPGDEVITVSHTFIATAEAVTRTGAKVVFVDIDDNYCMDSALIEKAITDRTKAIIPVHLYGRPADLDPILEIARRRNLKVIEDAAQAHGATYKGRKAGALGDAGCFSFYPGKNLGAYGDAGAVVTNNREIYRKIAELRDHGRSEKYIHAVEGYNSRLDGLQAAILNVKLRHLERWTEARRGAARAYTLGLSTIKNVSIPSERENTSHVYHLYVIRTGLRDKLQTHLKDNGIQTGIHYPVPLHEQPAYRSLDYRPDSLPMTHDAAREILSLPISAEITEDQIEYVCGKIRDFYNNKPE, from the coding sequence ATGAGGATTCCCTTGGCCGATTTAAAGACCCAGTATTTCAGCATTAAGCCGGAGATCGATGCGGCCATCCAGTCGGTTATTTCGGATTCCGCCTTCATTCTCGGAAAGCATGTCAACCTGTTTGAAGAGGCGTTCGCGCGTTTTTGCGATGCAAGGTATTGCGTCGGAGTTGGAAACGGAACGGATGCGCTCATGCTGGCCCTCCTGGCCTGCGGGATCGGCCCGGGCGATGAAGTTATTACGGTTTCCCACACGTTCATTGCCACGGCGGAGGCCGTTACCCGGACAGGGGCGAAGGTCGTATTCGTGGATATCGACGACAATTACTGTATGGACTCCGCCCTGATCGAAAAGGCGATCACGGATCGCACGAAGGCCATCATTCCCGTCCATCTCTACGGCCGCCCGGCCGACTTGGATCCGATCTTGGAAATCGCGCGTCGGCGCAACCTCAAGGTGATTGAGGACGCGGCGCAGGCCCATGGCGCCACGTACAAAGGCCGAAAAGCGGGCGCGTTGGGCGACGCGGGGTGCTTCAGCTTCTACCCCGGGAAGAACCTCGGAGCCTACGGAGATGCGGGCGCCGTGGTTACAAACAACCGGGAGATTTACCGGAAGATTGCGGAACTCCGGGATCATGGAAGATCCGAAAAATATATCCACGCCGTGGAAGGCTACAATTCCAGGCTTGACGGACTTCAGGCCGCGATTTTAAATGTTAAGTTAAGGCATCTTGAACGATGGACGGAAGCCAGGCGCGGCGCGGCCCGAGCATACACTCTTGGTTTATCGACGATTAAGAATGTTTCCATTCCATCGGAACGCGAGAATACCTCTCATGTGTATCATCTCTATGTGATCCGGACCGGCTTGAGGGACAAGCTGCAGACGCACCTTAAGGACAACGGGATCCAGACCGGCATCCATTATCCCGTCCCCTTGCACGAGCAGCCGGCCTATCGTTCTCTCGATTATCGCCCCGACTCGCTTCCCATGACACATGACGCGGCGAGAGAAATCCTCTCTCTGCCGATATCCGCGGAGATAACGGAAGATCAAATCGAATACGTCTGCGGCAAGATCAGGGATTTCTACAATAACAAGCCGGAATGA
- a CDS encoding glycosyltransferase → MKVLILTKCKRPFLRGTIGGVEDYIQNDHAFEGWWSGFRNHGLQTLLDGRSRFFIPLSVAYRFPKLYFWLSGLLFVTGLSLVDRYCLSRSIENRVSNENIDLIFTEINDFLSMASIDRMKKKGVVVTEWFGVFPDMVPKRILRTLDHYSHIWCPGDIVDEFRKRGVENPNIHYIETSFNEKFFHHEFEKKYAYDVCFVGGIGKPHSGRIPILEKVAERFERFAFYGYGIEQAGRSSALRKRFKGWADHHTMRKLFSSSKIALNLTLDGYDRVKKGVNARCFEIPACGGALQLSAFHRNMKDYFNDDEIAYFHDPDDLISKINYYLSREGERVAVVEKALQKAKTYSYSNKVPALMNIIQNGGKHRSVA, encoded by the coding sequence ATGAAAGTATTAATCCTTACAAAATGCAAACGGCCCTTTTTACGAGGAACGATCGGAGGCGTCGAGGATTATATACAAAATGACCACGCGTTCGAGGGATGGTGGAGCGGTTTTAGGAATCACGGCCTCCAAACGCTTCTGGATGGACGGAGCCGCTTTTTTATTCCCCTGTCCGTAGCTTATCGGTTCCCAAAGCTGTATTTCTGGCTTTCCGGTCTCTTGTTCGTGACGGGACTTTCTCTCGTGGACCGGTATTGCCTGTCTCGATCGATTGAAAACAGGGTCTCGAACGAGAACATCGATCTCATTTTCACGGAGATCAACGATTTTCTTTCCATGGCATCGATTGATCGCATGAAAAAGAAAGGGGTCGTCGTCACAGAATGGTTCGGCGTTTTTCCGGACATGGTTCCGAAGAGAATCCTCCGGACCTTGGACCATTATTCCCACATTTGGTGTCCCGGAGATATCGTCGATGAATTCCGGAAACGCGGGGTAGAAAATCCGAATATCCATTACATCGAAACGTCATTCAACGAAAAATTCTTCCACCATGAATTTGAAAAGAAGTACGCTTACGACGTCTGTTTTGTCGGCGGAATCGGCAAGCCGCATTCGGGGCGCATCCCGATTCTTGAGAAGGTTGCGGAACGGTTCGAACGCTTCGCGTTTTACGGGTACGGCATCGAACAGGCCGGACGAAGTTCGGCATTGAGGAAACGATTCAAGGGCTGGGCCGATCATCACACGATGAGAAAGCTCTTCTCCAGCAGCAAGATCGCGCTGAATCTCACCCTGGATGGGTACGACAGAGTGAAAAAGGGGGTCAACGCCAGATGCTTTGAGATTCCCGCCTGCGGAGGAGCCCTACAGCTGTCCGCGTTTCACAGGAACATGAAAGACTATTTCAATGACGACGAAATCGCCTATTTTCATGATCCCGACGACCTTATTTCAAAAATTAACTATTATCTGAGCCGTGAGGGGGAACGTGTTGCGGTTGTCGAGAAGGCGCTCCAAAAAGCGAAGACGTACTCCTATTCCAACAAGGTTCCCGCGCTGATGAACATTATACAAAACGGCGGCAAACATCGCTCCGTGGCGTGA
- a CDS encoding acyltransferase translates to MDASDLVFILNKLLGHKLVRPLLENRWRTSLRGELRIGEHTVLNGAKLLVRVPVKCSLFVGQFSHLSCSLIFEKDDARIHIGSRTHVGGGTIIDAATSIQIGDDVLVGFNVLIADHDSHSLKFEERKNDVRDWIRGMKDWTHVKRSPVRIEDKAWVGAHSIILKGVAVGEGAVVGAGSVVTNDVPPYTIVAGNPAKKIGEVPVEDR, encoded by the coding sequence ATGGACGCTTCGGATCTCGTTTTTATACTCAACAAACTGCTGGGGCATAAGCTTGTGCGCCCCTTGCTTGAGAACCGCTGGAGAACATCGCTTCGCGGAGAACTTCGAATCGGGGAACACACCGTACTGAACGGCGCAAAGCTCCTCGTCCGCGTACCGGTCAAGTGCTCATTGTTTGTGGGCCAATTCAGTCATCTTTCCTGCTCGCTGATCTTTGAAAAGGACGATGCCCGCATCCATATCGGATCACGAACCCACGTGGGCGGGGGCACGATTATCGACGCCGCCACATCGATCCAAATCGGCGATGATGTTTTGGTCGGGTTCAATGTGTTGATCGCCGACCACGACTCACATTCATTGAAATTCGAAGAGCGAAAAAATGATGTCCGGGATTGGATTCGCGGAATGAAAGACTGGACCCATGTCAAACGATCCCCGGTCCGCATTGAGGATAAGGCTTGGGTGGGCGCTCACTCGATCATATTAAAAGGCGTGGCCGTGGGAGAAGGGGCCGTTGTGGGGGCGGGGAGTGTCGTAACGAATGATGTTCCACCCTACACGATCGTTGCAGGAAACCCCGCCAAGAAGATAGGAGAAGTCCCCGTTGAAGACCGCTAA